CCCTCGCGCTCCCCGACGAATGGCTCGCCCAAATCATGGACCCGATCACGGAGGCGTCGTCATGACGCCCACCTACGAAAACCGCACCAGATACGAGGATCGATCCGTCCTCTCCCGCGTCCACGCCAGCCGTGACGCGGCGGTCCGGGACGTCGCCCAGATGATCGAGGACGGTGACGAGGACGAGTACGACGGCACGCTCGTCGTCCACCGTGACCGCTACGGGCGTGTCGAGCGGGTCGAGATCGTCGACCTGATCCCCCTGGCCGAGGACTGGATCAGGGAGGCACACGAGGCCCCCGTCCACAGCATCCACCACCAGCATTCCTGGAGGGCATACGGATGACCACCAACATCGGCCGCTGCCAGTGGGAGGCGTGGATGTGCGTTCGCGACCTCCGGGACACGATCCGTCAGGACCCCGACGCCCGGGCGGAACTGGACGACGCGATGCTCGACCAGACCATCGCCGAAATCATCGGCCTGCTCGGCGACCTGTCGGTCGATCGGAAATTGAAGGCGCGGGAGGCGGCATGACCACCGCATTCGATCGGCACGGCATCCGCCACCTGTCGGCCTCGGCGCTGAACCTGTGGAAGTCGGACCCGGCGCTCTACGCGGGCAAGTATCTGCTCCGCTGGTCGGAGGATGCCGGCCCGAACGCATGGCTCGGGAGCGCCGTCGAGGCCGGCCTGACCGCATGGCTCTACAAGCGGGACATCGCGACCGCGAAAGAAGCCGCCGACCGGGAATGGCTCAACCGGAGCCAGGGTGACGTGTCGGATGATGTGGAAGCCGTCAAGGCCCGCATCCTGCCCATGCTCGGGATGGCGATCGACGCCACCCGCGGGGTCAACGACGTGCCGACCTCCTCCCAAGCCAGGGTCGAGTGCTGGCTGGACGGCATCCCGGTCCCGATCATCGGCTACACGGATTTGGAATGGCCGGACAGCATCGTCGACCTGAAAACGACGAAGGCGATGCCCTCGTCGCCGCGACCGGATCACGTCGCCCAGATGGCGGTCTACTGGCTCGCCCGTGGCCGGGAGAAGTCCTGCTCCCTGCTCTACGTCACCGACAAGAAACACGCGGTCTATCGCCTGGAGCCCGAGGACATGGAACAGGCGCTGAGCGACCTGCGGGCGACCGCGAGGACGCTGGAACGGTTCCTGTCCCGTGTCCGTGACGGGCACGACGCGATCGCCCTCTTGCCGGCGGACACCTCCGGATACCGCTGGTCCGACAATCTGCGCGAACGGCTGAATGCCGAAAGGATGGCGGCATGACCATCGATTGGAAGGCCCTCGCGGCCCCATTCCCGCCGGACGCCGTGTCCTGGCGCGTGGGTTCCGTCACTCGGGACAAGACGCGGGGAATGGCACTCGCATTCCTTGACGCCCGAGACGTGATGAACCGCCTCGACGACGTGCTGGGGCCGGCCGGGTGGCAATGCCGCTACTCGCACGCCGACGACAAAAAGACCGTCTGCGATATCGCGGTGAAGGTCGACGGCGAATGGGTGTGGAAGGCGGACGGAGCGGGCGAGACGGATATCGAAGCCGAGAAGGGCAGTCTGTCGTCCGCCTTCAAGCGCGCCGCGGTGCGCTGGGGGATCGGCCGCTATCTCTACGACCTCCCGTCGCCGTGGGTCGAATTGAAGGACGGCAAGTTCATCCCCGAACACGAGATGCCGAAGCTCCGCGCACTGCTCGCGAAGGATGCGCGGCAGGCGGTTGGACCGTCCGCACCGACCGCGCCCCCACCCGCATCGAAGGCGCCTCCGCCGCCCTCCCCGTCCGGAAAGGGAAACCTGTTCTGGATCGAGGCGGATGGATCGGAAGTCCGTTTCGAGAAGGGGTCTGACTGGTTCGCGCACGCCCTCAAAAGGCTGCGCTCCGCCCGTGACCCGGCCCCGCTCTGGGCGGTCAACGGGAAGACGGCCAACGAGATCGTCGAGCGCGCCCCGGACCAGCTCAAGGCCCGGGCCGAGGAACTGCGCGATCAATGCATCCGGGCCGTCGACGACGCCCGCGACCTCACCGCTGCCGCATAGGAGACCATCATCATGTCCGAACGCATGGACGTCATCGCCTTCAAGAAGGGCGCGAACGGGAAGAACTTCGCGATCCGCTGCGGCTCCGCCGTCCCGAACCGGGAGGGGCCGGGATACCGGGTCTATCTGGACAGCATCCCCGCCCCGGAGGACGGGCAGTGGGTGCTCTCGATCATGCCGCCGCGGGTGAACAACCGGGACGGCAACCGGCGGGATGATTTCTGACCATGGCCCTCCCCGCCCGCATCAAGCCCGAGCCCATGGGCAGAGAGAAACGCATCCGGTGCCCCTCGCATCTCGGCTGGGTCCGCTCCCATGCCTGCTGCGTGCCGGGATGTGACGGCCGGCCGATCGACGCCGCGCACGTCCGGTCCGGGACGGATGGCGGGCTCGGGATGAAGCCCGGGGACGACTGGGCGATCAGCCTCTGCGCCTCCCATCACCGGGACCAGCACCAGGTGGGCGAGCCCGAGTTCGAGCGCCGGCACGGGATCGACATGAAGGCGCTGGCGCGGGAGTTCGCCGCACGGTCGCCGCACAAGGTGAAGTTGGTCAGGAGGGGAGCATGACGAAAACTGACGACGTGATGCCACCACCCTTTGGGCTTGGATGGTCAGGTGGCCCGGACTTGGACCCGGCAAAGCTGATTTGCCTGACGTGCATGAAGCATCCCCGCGACTTGGAGGAATACCGCCAGATGGGGCGCGAAAACCAGATGAGCCCAGAGGGGTTCGTTTGGATGTACGAAGGGACGCTTGACCGAACAACCGGCAAGTTTCTCTGCACGCCCTGCCACGAGGCGTACATACAGGCCAAGGCGAGTGCGACCTCCTTCCCGAGACGCGCGCAGCGGCGCCGGATGTGGCGCCCATGACAGCGATCCCCGCGACCTTCTCCGACTTCCGCATCGTCAAGGGGCGGAAGGTCGCGCAGTTCGTGTTCGAGACTCCCCTGGAAGCTGCCGACGACGCGCTGTCGAAGCTGGGTGGCCTGCCGAGGCCGGACGCCGAGCGGTGGGTCGGTATCGCCCCGCTGGTCGGGAAGCCGAAGGCTGAACAGCAGCCGGAGGCACCCCCTCCCGAGCCCGAGAAGGTGAAGGAGCGACGCCCCTTCCACACGCTGCCGAGAAGCCAGCAGGCGGCGATCCTGATCAACGATGCGGCCTTCCAGTCGTGGGTTGGGAGCAACCGCACGCCCGAAGAAACCGACCAGATGCTCAAGGCGCACATGGGGATTGCGTCGAAGCGTGATCTAGACCAGCCCGCCCACGCCGAGAAGTGGGACCGCATGGTCGCGACGTTCCGAGCCGACGCCGGCCGCCAGACATGGGAGCGCCCCGCATGACCCCCGCCGACCCCCGCGAGGCGATGCAGATCGCCCTGTTCAACGCCCGGCGCCTGGTCCGCGACCTCGGGATGCTGGCGCCCGACGCCCTCGGGGTCGCCGGGTTGGTGACCCACTACTACGAGCGGGATGCCGCCATAGCGACTGTCTCTCGGGTCGTCGTCGCTCTGGAAGAGGCGATGGACCGGGGGGCCCGGGGGTACGGGGGGGGCGCGGGGGGGGCGGGCCGCGGGGGGGGGGGGGGGGGGCCCCGGCTCCGGGGGGGCCCCGGGGGGGGGGAACGGGGGGGGGGGGGCCGGGAGCCCCCTTGGGGGGGCCCCGGGGAAGGAGCCCACGGAATGATCGTAGAGCCGATGACGCCAGACCTCGCGGTCGCCACGCTGAGAGGCTGGGCCGACCACATGCGGGCGGAGAACGCGATCCTGCAAACCCGCTCCGGGTTCATCATCTCGGCGGACGTTCTTGACGTCGTGCTGTCCACCATCTCTACCCTGACCGCCGAGCGCGACCAACACGCGACCGCCTACATCGAACTGCACGGGCAGCACGTCGCGAAGATGATCGAACTGGCCGACGCCCGGAGCGCGCTCAAGCGGGCCGAGGCCGAGCGCGACGCGGCGGTGGCGCGGGCGATGCCGGAGCCCCGCCTGATGCGGACGGTGGAGGAGGTCGAGGCGCTGCCGGAGGGCAGCTACTTGATCCGGCTTCCGAGCAGCATCCGCGCGATGCTGTGGGTGAAGCTGTCGCCCCGCATCTTCGGACAGGGGGCGTGGATGGCTCACAGCCGAGCGCTCTGCGGCAACGCCGCGCTTGTCGAGGCAGTCGTCGCCGGCCCCCTCCCCGACCTCCCCACCCCCACCGCAGCGCAGGAGGCCGCCAATGGCTGACCAGACCGTGCTTGACGAGATCGCGGGGGAGCGGCGCCCCAAGGCGTACCGCACTCTCACGGACCGCTTCGACCACCCGGCCGGCACCGTCGTCTACAAGCAGGTGCTGTACGACTACGGGCTTGCAGCCGACGACACCCGCGGGACAGGCGTTCCGCACGTCACGGTGACGCTCGATCCCAAGGGCGGCTACCCCGGCTTCACGATCCCCGTGAGCGCGTTGGAGCGCCTCGACCGCGCAGCGCAGGAGGCGACCGATGCCCATCCTTGACCAGAACGGCGCCCCAACACTGGTGAATGTTCACCAGCTCGAACGCGCGATCATCGACGAGCAGGCCGGCCGCTCAGGCTCGACACGGGAGCGGCGATCCGATGGGCGCTGGTATCGCGCTCGTTCCTTTGGCTGGCACGGGCTCGTGTTGCGCACCCGCCTGCGGCTGGCGTGGCGAGTGTTCACCGGCCGCTACGACGCCCTATCATGGGAGACTCCCGATGCCGGCTGACCTGACGATGGTCGAGTGGGACATCCTCGCCGACATGGCAAGGGCTGGCGCGCGCGGCAGGCTGAAGGAGGACGGTCGCACGATCGAGGGACGCGCCCAGCACCGGCTGCGGAACCTGGGACTCGCCGAGTACACCGTCGAGCGCCGGCACGGCACCAGCGGTGCCGTCGTGCGCCGCATCTTCCGCATCACCGCGGCGGGGATCGCCGCATTGGAGGGACGCGCTCATGGCTGACGCACGAGTCCTCCGCGATCTGGCGCAGGAGGTGGAGCGGCTGGATGCGCCATGCGACGACATGGACGCCAGGATCGGCCGGGCGATCGGACTGGACATCCGGCCGAAGGGCGATTGGAGCGGAGCGCCGCACTTCACCGCGGCGCTTGACGCCGCCGCCGGGCTGATGCCGGAGCGGTGGTGCCCGGAAATCGTCCACAGGGGCAACCTCTGGCGCGTATGGGGCCGACCCTCGTCCGGCATCTGCGTCTTCGGTCATGGAACCACAGAAGCGGTTGCCCGCACCGCCTGCGCTCTGCGCGCCCTAGCCGCTGATCTGGAGGGGACCGATGCCCCGACTGTCTGATCCGATGCGGGAGGCGCTGGAGGCAGCAGCGACCAATCAGTGCCTGCGCTCTCCGTTCGGCGCATGGCGTCCGTCAGGCGGAGGTCGCCGGATCGCCCATCCGACTATCGTCGCCCTTACCCGCCGCGGCCTGCTGCGGCAGGAGGGGAATACTCGCGTCATCACCCCTGCCGGCCGTGAGGCCATCGGGTCGGCTTCCATGCCGTCTACTGTCACAACGAAGCGTGGCCGCACTCTCCGCGCAAGTGCCGCCGGAACCGCAGCGATCACCGGCACGAGGACTGCCCGGGCTTCGTCGCCAACCCGGATTGCAAGCCGGAGGATAGCCCATGACCCCCATCCGCGAGACGATCGCGAGGGCGATCAGCCCGTACTATTGGGCTGCGGCGGGAACGGCGCGCGACACGAGGGCGAAGAAGGTCCATCGGGACCGATCGCTGTTCGCCGCAGATCGCGTCCTCCGCGCCCTCGACGAGGCGGGATGCGTGGTGGTTAGGAAGGAGCCAATGCCGGAAGCGGTCGGGGCATGGTGGAGGGTGAAGAACGGCCATCACTTCCACGACGAGCCCCCGCCGACCGATACCAGCGATTATGCCGCCTACCGCGCCATGATCTCCGCCTCTGTGGTAGAATAGAGGGATGTGGAGGGGTAGATGACGGAAGTCCGCGTCACCTGCGAATGGGTGGTCGAGCCCGCGGCGCGCGGCTACCTCATCACCTCGCCCGACGTACCCGGGTTCATCCTCGGGGCGGACGATGCGAACCATGTCGTCGAGAAGGTGCCGAAGATGCTGCGCGCGTTCCTCGACGACGAGACGGTGGAGCCGATATATCGGTTCACTTCCTCGCCCTGATCGCCGCGAGCCGCGCCCGGCAGTCCTCCCCCGCCGCCCTCAAATCCACGATCCAAGACAGGAACTCCGCCCACGTCCCTCCGCTCTGCGGCAGGGGCGGTTCCTCAGCGCACCGGAGCAGCGGCGCCGGGATTTCCACCCGCTCGACCCTGATCTCCGGTGGAGGGGGCGTGCTCGCGCAGGCGGTCAAGGAAGCGATCGACAGGCTCAGGAACGCGATCATTCGCTTCGGGGTCACGGGCGATCTCCTGTCGGATGACGACGACGCCGCGGGCGGCCTTGCGGGCGCGCTCCGCTTCGTCGGATAGCAGCTTCATGTCGGCTTCGGTCTGCGCCTTGATGGCGATCACGGCGTCGGCATTGGACTGTGCCACCCGTCGCGCCTCGTCGCGCTCGACCACGAGACGGCCCTTGTCCTCGATCGCGTCATAGGCGAGGTAGCTCACCCCGCCGAGGGCGACCGCCATGCCGGCGATGACGTACCAGGTGATGGGGATGGGGATCACCGGAACGCCCACTGCCAGAACCGCCGCAGCGGTCCGACCGGGTCGGGAACCGGGATGCGGGCCACCACCTCGCCGTCGAGACGGCCCCACGCCAGCGCACGGAACCGGGCCTCGGCCTCCTCGGCGTCACGCGCCTGGAGGGTGAAGCACCACCGCCCGCCCTGGAAGGGATATGAGAAGGTGAAGGTCTTGTAGTCGTCCATGGCCGGGTGTTCCCCTATGCGCGGGGTTGGTGTATATTCAGGGGGCTGTCGGCGGCACGGAAGGACGTGCGGTCGATGTGGGGACTTCCGGCCCCATCCGGGCAAGTACGGCGCGAGCCGGAACGCTATCGGTAACGACAGAAGTCGCGGCGCAAGGAACGCCACGCAAGCCGGTATCAAGCCCGGCCCGACAGCAGAGCGCGGTCTCTTGACCGAAGATGCGACAGAGTTGGCGTACCAGCTGGACTGGATGGCGAAAGCCTAGGACAAGAGAACCACGTCACTCCCCCGGCCCGAACGCCCTCCCTAGGGAGCGCACCCGGTCCATACCGGCGACCTACGGGTCTAGGGTCGGGGGATGCCTATTCTTCGATGCACCACGATCGGCGCTTCAGAGGTTTCACATGGCCCGCTACATCGAGCCGACCGAAGCAGAGATCGCCGAATTCGCCGAATGGCTGAAGGATCGGCCGGCGATCGTCCGAGAACTCGCCGCGCGTCTCGATCCGTGGTCGCTGTTCCTGCTCAAAACGACCGGCCAGCGGGTGACGATTGTCGCCTATGGCGAGGACGGAACGGTCCGCGTCGAGGTGTCAGCCTGCGTCAATCCCGGACTGTTGTTCGATCGCACGGTGTTCGGCATCAACCCCGACGATCTGGAGCCGTGCGACATTCCCGACGATGCCGGTCCGCACGAGCCGATCCTGTCCGCGGAAGGCGTGGTCGAAAACATCGATGCCCTGCGGGTGTTGACGCGGCCTGATCTGTTCGAAATGGGCGCGGATGGGACCGCGATCCGTCGCACCTAGCGCGCTCCTCGCCCTACTCGCACCACCCCATCCGCCGCCTGTTCCCTGTCACGGCCCGGCCGTTCACGACACTCAACGCCCGTTGAGCGTCACCGGCTACACACACCACCCCTGCCGCCGCCCGTACTCCCTGGCGTCCTGTTCCGTCCGGAACCCGGCGAGATAGCCGGTCCCGGACCCGTCGAACTCGTCGAACCAGGTCTCGCGGGCCTGCCACTGCCACGGCAGCGTGTCCCGGAGGACGTGGGCGAGGGTGACGCGATCGGGTGCGATTTTCTGCATTTGCCCTCTTGCGTTGGCGACACTGTGTCGCTATATTCTGTCTGTGAACGGCGATTGTGCCGCTCCGCATCGGGAGAAAAACGATGACCCACATGACTGAAGCCCGCCGCCAATGGCGGGACGCGTACCGGATGGCGCGGCGCACCGCGCGCAGCGCGCCGCGGTATGAATTTCCGTGGATCGCGGCAGCCATGTCGCGGCCCCTCCCCGCCGCCGCGTTCGCTGCCGTCCATGAGCGGCATCCCTCGGCGTCGAGCGGGTATCCGAGCGTGGCCGCGAAATACCTGCTGTGGGTATCCGATGGGGCGCGACCCGAGACTGCCAAGTGGCGGTACTGGCTGCGCTCGAAATACGGAGCGGCCATCGGCCGCGGCTGCCGGCGCTGGGGAGGTCCGACCGATGACCAAAAGCGCAACGCGCTGTACATCGGAGAACGGATACGCCAGATCCGCTACGCCCGGCGGCTGGCGCATCGCCACGGGCGCTGAGCGCTACGTCAGGATCGACGACGGGCGGCAGTATCCGTCGCTCTGCGTCGGTGCGGAGCGGCGGGGGAATACGATCAGCTACGAGAACCCCGAGCAGCTCGCCGCAGATTGCCACGCCAAGCTCTACAAGACCCGCGCCGGATTCGACCGCGCCGCTGCACGGCTGGCCGATGTCGACGCCTACGCCTGACCGCCCCACCCCCGCCGACCTCCGGGAGCGCCGCAAGGCGCTCTCGCTGTCTCAGGGTGCCTGCGCGCGCATCGCCGGCGTCACGACGCGATCCTGGCAGCGCTGGGAGGCTGGCGACCAGGACATTCCGCCGTGGACGGATATGTTCATGCGCGGACTGGAGTGCGAGGCCGGGATCAGGACAGCACCAGCGCCGCCGCCGTGACCGCGTAGAGAATGGCGCCGTGCCCTATCGCCCCGATGTACGTCGCGTGCGGGGGCCGATCGGTCAGGCCGCGCGCCAGGAACCCGGCCTCGTAGGTCGCGACCTTCAACGCCCCGGCGAGCAGGACCACAGCAGCCGAGATCCATGCCCCATGCCATGCCAGAACACCGGCAGGGGCGAGCGTGACCAATGCGCCGGTCCCGGCCATGGCGAGATACGCCATCGGGACGGACAGGCCCTTCCGCGAGGGCGCGAACCGCAGCCCGATGCCGCCCATGTGGCCGAGCGACCACCCGCCCGCCATGCCGACCCAGATCAGGGCAGCCTCGATCCAGCCGAAGCCCAGCGCCAGCGCGGCCATCGGCAGCCCGAACAGCGCGATGCCGGTCTCTTTGCCCTTCGAAGAGTTGGGCAGGCCGGGGATGCGCCCCTGGTCTCGGACATGCGCCCAGAAGGCCCCCCATAGCGCGCCGAAGGCGAGCGAAATTGCGACCATGACGACTGCCATGTTCCTGCTCCGTTCCAGATGTGGTAGAAATAGCGAAGCCGGCGGACGGTTGGCCCCGTCGACGCCGGCTTCTGACCAACCCCGTTCTATGGAGACGGAAGATGGCTAGCGACACCCTAATCGAAGAATGGCGGTCTGTTGAGGGGTGGCCTTACGAAGTAAGCAGCCTCGGTCGCGTCCGCCGCTCCACCATGGGTGCCCCTCTGACAAATACCTCGCCGGGCCGCATCCGGACCCCGTATCTTGAGCGTAGTGGATATCTCCGCGTAAACTTGTCGCGAGGGGCGGATCGGCGCAAACATTGGGTCCACCGCCTTGTGGTTGAGGCCTTTATCGGGCCACCGCCCAACCCTTTATGCCAAGTCGCGCACATCGACGGCTGCCCACTGAATAATGTTCTTGCGAACTTACGCTGGGCCACTCCGAAAGAGAATTCTGAGGATAAGCGCCGCCACGGCACTATGGCTCGTGGCACGGCCATCAACACCAATAAACTCTCCAGGCACGACGTGATGGCACTTCGTCATCTTCGAAAAACGCAACTGACGACGCACCGCGGGCTTGCCGAACGGTTCGGCATTTCGAAGAGACAGGTCGGCCGCATATTGAATGGGCTATCCTGGTCATGGGTTGGCTCTAGTTGACGGCGGCCACGCCGCCCCACATGGCCCGAACGTTAGGCGTCGGGATCGTCCACTCGCCCGGTCTTCGTCAGGACCGTTGAGCGATACGCGACATAGCTCGACCGCTTCGACCGATCGTCCATGGCTGCAAAGCCGCAGTAGCCGAGCACCACCGACCCGCCGACCAGCATCAGCCCGTTGGCGATGGTCTCGTTCAACCGGGTATCCTCGCCCCAGATCAGCAGATAGACGATGCCGGCGGCGCAGAACGCGAGCGTGCCGAACACCGCCCGACGGCGCAGCACCCATGAGGTTTCGTAGGTCTGCGGATCAAGGCCGGGATCACGCATCGGACAGGAACAAGTCGCGCTCGGCGGCACGGCGGCGGACGAGGCCGGGTAATACTCGGCCGCCACCCTTGTTCCAGCGCGGGAACTGGTCAGCGGCGCCCTCGTAGTCGCCCGCGTTCAGCTTCCGCAGCAGCGTCGACCCCGCCAGCGCCCCGAGCCCGACGTTGTAGGCGAACGACACCAAGGCCGCGAACTGGTTGTCGGTCAGATCGACCTGGACCAGCCGCTCGACCCCGGCGGCGAACCGCGCCAAGTCCTCGGCCAGTCGCTCGTCGGCCTGCTCCTGCGTCCACACCATCCCCATGCGGATATCCGGGCCAGTGGCGCCGTAGCCGATGGTTGGGATGCCGGCCGGGCAGCGGTAGGCGTCGAGACGGCAGCCCTCGAACTCCTGGACGAGTCGGACGCCGGCCTCGCTGACTTCACGAGCCATCGCGATTCCTTTGCTCTCGGTGGTGTGGTATAGAAGAGGGGCTGTCGGCGGCGTGGATATCGGATCGGACCGGGAGAGCCGGCCAATAGCGCACGCGACCTCGCCTTATCGGAAGTGGCGCCCGAGCCGACAGCTACTCTCTCATCCTCGCCGCGATCTCCGCCGCACATGCGGCATACCCGACATGGTCGATGCCATCGTCCGGGTTGTAGGCCCCGAGCTGCGTCCTCGCGATCTTGAGCAGCGCCATCATCAAGGCCGCGTCATGCGCGTCGAGCGGTGCGGCCGGCTCACTGCGGATCGCCAGATAGGCGTTCCACATCGTCGCGATCTTGCCGTGGTTGACTTCCACGGGGCCGTGCGTGTTCGCCCTCGCCCCGCCCACGATGCCGGCGGCGGTCTGTAGAATCTCGGCTGCTTTCATCAGGCACCCATCGCCGGATCAGCCGGCAGTAACGGTGGTGGAGACAGGGGGCTTCGAGATGGTCCCCGTTCTCCGACCAGCCCTCGGGAAGGGGATCGTCGACCGGGAGCCAGCGGACTTCGAGGAAGTGCCCTTTCGGGAACCTCACTTCACCGCCCGGATTCTCGTCGTCTCGCCCCGGAGGAATGCGTCGATCTCCCCGCATAGACCCCCGATCCGATCCACGGGGATCGCCACATGGTCGGCCAGCGCCACCACCAATGCCGCCGCATAGGCTCGCCTCAACTCGGCCTCATCCACCAGTTCCGCATAGCGGGTGTCGATCGGGTGGAAGGGGACAAGCTCGGTCGTGAGGGTCGTCGGTTCGGGTTCGTCGGTCATGCCGCGCGACTCCCCTTCTCGGCCTTCCGCCGCCGCCACGTCAGGTATTCCGCTCCCTCTTCGACGTCGAACAGGGTCGTGACCAACCGCGGATCGTCATCCTCGAAACGGGGATCGATCACGGTCACGGCGGAGGGGAAGATGTTCTGGTTCGGCAGGCCGAGTTCCTTGCCGTAGTCGTCGATCTGCTTGTAGCCGCCGACCCGGATCGCGTGGGACACCAGCCCCGTCGAGGGATCTTTCAGCACCGCATACCCGGAGGTGTGCTTGTGCCCGCAGGTCAGGATGTGGTCACGCCAGCCCATCGTTGCCGCCTTGACCGGGCCGTGAACGGTGCTCCACATGCTGTGGCCCGAAAAATCGTGGCGTGCGTTGACGCGCACCCCTCGCCCATTGGGGAAGCGAAGATCGATCCGGCATCCCCATGGCTCGACCGGACCCGGGACGGATCGCGCCATCCAGTCCAAAGGATCGCCGTTCCCGGCCCACATATCGTGGTTGCCCTTGACGATGTAGAGCCACGGGATCGACCGGACGAACCATTCGACCAGGCGCCAGGCCGTTCGTGCGGACGTCTCCTGATTGCCGTACAGTCGGGCGAGGCGACCGATCCAGGAATTCTGGAGGTCGCCCACGGTGGCGCCGAGTAGGCAATCCGTCTTTCGGATTACGTCGAGGTGCTTCCGCAGCAGCGGCCAGTTGCAGCCGTCGTCGTCCACATGCGGGTCACCGATATGCACGATCCCGATCGGGCCTTCGCGGTTGATGGTGACCGGGATCAGCCGCCGGGCATCCTCGGCTTCCGCGCGTTTCCCGTAACCCCGGCATAGGCGGTCGATGATCTCTTCAATCGGCACTTCGCCGTCTGGCAAAATGGGGGCGGTGAATGTGGGCTTGGCGGAGAACGCCATCTCCCGTGCCTTTGCGGACCGCACCCGCGATTGCAGGGTTGTTCGCGGCATTCCCATGGCGACGGAGGCGGCAGCGACACTCCCGTATTTCTCGACCGCCGCCAGCGCCTCCCGCGCCTCTGCTTCCGATATCGGAGGGGTTGCCATTCACCACCCCATCAGCCGTTTGACGAATGTCGGGACGATCCAGCCACCGACCATGCCCGCGATGCCGCCGATGATGAGCAACACCTTCCACCCGCCCTTGGCGCTGGCCAGCGTGTCGTCGATCTTCTCCAGCTTCGCCTCGA
The DNA window shown above is from Gemmatimonadota bacterium and carries:
- a CDS encoding PD-(D/E)XK nuclease family protein produces the protein MTTAFDRHGIRHLSASALNLWKSDPALYAGKYLLRWSEDAGPNAWLGSAVEAGLTAWLYKRDIATAKEAADREWLNRSQGDVSDDVEAVKARILPMLGMAIDATRGVNDVPTSSQARVECWLDGIPVPIIGYTDLEWPDSIVDLKTTKAMPSSPRPDHVAQMAVYWLARGREKSCSLLYVTDKKHAVYRLEPEDMEQALSDLRATARTLERFLSRVRDGHDAIALLPADTSGYRWSDNLRERLNAERMAA
- a CDS encoding DUF968 domain-containing protein, which gives rise to MGREKRIRCPSHLGWVRSHACCVPGCDGRPIDAAHVRSGTDGGLGMKPGDDWAISLCASHHRDQHQVGEPEFERRHGIDMKALAREFAARSPHKVKLVRRGA
- a CDS encoding helix-turn-helix domain-containing protein; the encoded protein is MSTPTPDRPTPADLRERRKALSLSQGACARIAGVTTRSWQRWEAGDQDIPPWTDMFMRGLECEAGIRTAPAPPP
- a CDS encoding HNH endonuclease, which produces MASDTLIEEWRSVEGWPYEVSSLGRVRRSTMGAPLTNTSPGRIRTPYLERSGYLRVNLSRGADRRKHWVHRLVVEAFIGPPPNPLCQVAHIDGCPLNNVLANLRWATPKENSEDKRRHGTMARGTAINTNKLSRHDVMALRHLRKTQLTTHRGLAERFGISKRQVGRILNGLSWSWVGSS
- a CDS encoding lysozyme, producing the protein MAREVSEAGVRLVQEFEGCRLDAYRCPAGIPTIGYGATGPDIRMGMVWTQEQADERLAEDLARFAAGVERLVQVDLTDNQFAALVSFAYNVGLGALAGSTLLRKLNAGDYEGAADQFPRWNKGGGRVLPGLVRRRAAERDLFLSDA
- a CDS encoding metallophosphoesterase, giving the protein MATPPISEAEAREALAAVEKYGSVAAASVAMGMPRTTLQSRVRSAKAREMAFSAKPTFTAPILPDGEVPIEEIIDRLCRGYGKRAEAEDARRLIPVTINREGPIGIVHIGDPHVDDDGCNWPLLRKHLDVIRKTDCLLGATVGDLQNSWIGRLARLYGNQETSARTAWRLVEWFVRSIPWLYIVKGNHDMWAGNGDPLDWMARSVPGPVEPWGCRIDLRFPNGRGVRVNARHDFSGHSMWSTVHGPVKAATMGWRDHILTCGHKHTSGYAVLKDPSTGLVSHAIRVGGYKQIDDYGKELGLPNQNIFPSAVTVIDPRFEDDDPRLVTTLFDVEEGAEYLTWRRRKAEKGSRAA